One window of Candidatus Woesearchaeota archaeon genomic DNA carries:
- a CDS encoding ABC transporter ATP-binding protein — MPLITIENVSKSFGTKKVFENISLSIAQNQIYGVIGLTGAGKTTLFHLLLGQEDPNTGNIKINGKAVNSSEVKRIAGYSTQEPSFYPQLTVLENLEFFAALYDLTKKKTKERLDEVLLLTGLEKEKHTLAKNLSGGMRKCLDIACALIHDPQIIVLDEPTADLDPLMRKHIWAMLKEIKSQGKTIVLSSHYLDEIEHLCDEIAIIHNKKVLREGTLDEMKHIFSGERQIVLRTKTQDYQKIRDAFKKERLAITTIREEQGDLIITTKKTQHLIRKALHILDNLDEDLISCDVRPPHLHEVFEQLTKGVAQ, encoded by the coding sequence ATGCCCCTCATCACCATAGAAAATGTTTCTAAATCATTTGGCACGAAAAAAGTGTTCGAAAATATTTCATTGAGTATCGCGCAAAACCAAATATATGGAGTTATTGGTCTTACCGGAGCAGGTAAAACAACGCTCTTCCATTTACTCCTCGGTCAAGAGGATCCCAACACAGGAAACATTAAAATCAATGGAAAAGCAGTAAATTCATCAGAGGTTAAACGCATTGCGGGATACTCAACACAAGAGCCTAGCTTTTACCCTCAACTCACAGTGCTTGAAAACCTCGAATTCTTTGCAGCACTCTATGATCTTACTAAGAAGAAAACAAAGGAAAGGCTTGACGAAGTACTTTTGCTTACAGGTCTTGAAAAAGAAAAACACACCCTTGCTAAAAACCTCTCAGGAGGTATGCGCAAATGTCTTGACATTGCCTGCGCGCTTATTCACGATCCACAAATCATTGTGTTAGATGAGCCTACTGCGGACCTTGACCCTCTCATGAGAAAGCACATCTGGGCTATGCTCAAAGAAATCAAATCCCAAGGAAAAACCATCGTTCTTAGTTCACACTATTTAGATGAAATTGAACACCTTTGTGATGAAATTGCAATCATACACAACAAAAAGGTTCTACGTGAAGGAACACTTGATGAAATGAAACATATTTTTTCAGGGGAACGCCAAATCGTTTTACGAACCAAAACACAAGACTATCAAAAAATAAGAGATGCCTTCAAAAAAGAGCGTCTTGCAATCACCACAATTCGAGAGGAACAAGGAGACCTCATCATTACAACAAAAAAAACACAGCACCTCATAAGAAAAGCCTTGCACATCCTTGACAATCTTGATGAGGACTTAATTAGCTGTGATGTGCGTCCACCACATCTTCACGAAGTATTTGAACAACTCACAAAAGGGGTGGCTCAGTGA
- a CDS encoding DHH family phosphoesterase, translating into MKKFDTINTFESFLKSINETSTVALYHDSDCDGTTAATLIIKGLKRVKDKDISYVFTHQGKRAFTPEIIKDLQNRGVTHLIVADLSMENDPLIDEILSFAKVLVIDHHPTTVDGNKEGLTVIKSQDLHPEQEMSAVCTAQMAYELFSALTDMSDLDWLAAAGILADANFEHQREFVEGVFKKYSIDFRTPDPFNTYFAKVPKYIDFARCADLNNIERIRSVLLEAKSFEDAIENLKEFEPIAQEVTRAVKEYDVKKEDQGILSFYHLVSPYEINSLCSTIISFQKDPDHLIIVYKEKDGETHVSARFQKKTIDTGKLLRACIQGFENANAGGHIPASGAGFPSKYWSEFKKRLIEQVDNEEFKV; encoded by the coding sequence ATGAAGAAATTTGATACCATAAACACATTTGAATCCTTTTTGAAGAGTATCAATGAGACGAGCACTGTGGCGCTTTATCATGATTCTGATTGTGATGGAACTACTGCTGCCACCTTAATTATTAAAGGTCTTAAGCGAGTAAAAGACAAGGATATCTCCTATGTGTTTACCCATCAAGGAAAGCGCGCATTTACCCCCGAAATCATAAAAGATCTTCAAAACAGAGGTGTTACGCATCTTATCGTTGCCGATCTTTCCATGGAAAATGATCCTCTTATTGATGAGATTCTCTCTTTTGCAAAAGTTCTTGTAATTGATCATCACCCCACGACCGTTGATGGTAACAAGGAAGGACTCACAGTTATTAAGTCACAAGACTTGCATCCAGAACAAGAAATGAGCGCAGTATGCACTGCGCAAATGGCATATGAGTTATTCTCAGCGCTTACAGATATGAGCGATCTTGATTGGCTTGCAGCAGCAGGAATTCTTGCAGATGCGAATTTTGAACATCAGCGCGAATTTGTTGAAGGAGTTTTCAAAAAGTATTCCATTGATTTTAGAACTCCCGATCCATTTAACACGTATTTTGCGAAAGTTCCCAAGTACATTGACTTTGCTCGCTGTGCTGATTTAAACAACATTGAGAGAATTAGAAGTGTTCTTTTGGAAGCGAAATCCTTTGAAGATGCCATTGAAAATCTCAAAGAGTTTGAGCCAATTGCTCAAGAAGTAACACGAGCAGTAAAAGAATACGACGTAAAAAAAGAAGACCAGGGGATTCTTAGTTTTTACCATCTTGTTTCACCTTATGAGATTAATTCTTTGTGTTCAACAATAATTAGTTTTCAAAAAGATCCTGATCATCTCATCATCGTCTATAAGGAAAAAGATGGTGAGACTCATGTCTCTGCGCGTTTTCAGAAAAAAACGATTGACACAGGGAAACTCCTTCGCGCATGCATTCAAGGATTTGAAAACGCAAATGCAGGAGGCCACATTCCCGCATCTGGTGCCGGATTTCCTTCTAAGTATTGGTCAGAGTTCAAAAAGAGACTTATTGAACAAGTAGACAATGAGGAATTTAAGGTATGA
- a CDS encoding alpha/beta fold hydrolase, with amino-acid sequence MKTFTLKHDFEIKGEILKPRGRGPFITVLLVHGYLGFMHQKQFRLLSEYFIKEGFAVVRFDFSCGQGQSEGRYEQARISRWQEELSLVIEYVKTSGFCKHLVLLGHSLGGLLSAQQAHKADALITLNGLYALPLHIHRYNYAPKEKVTFKLPFSFIVDMLLHLRIPRWKKLHIPILIAHAQGDEVVSVTQAYKAHKKFRTSELFIFPSSEHTLRDEKTIMLVAKKFSSWTKSKVKTMQ; translated from the coding sequence ATGAAAACATTCACACTTAAACACGACTTTGAAATCAAGGGGGAGATACTCAAACCTCGCGGGAGAGGACCCTTCATAACCGTTCTTCTTGTTCATGGCTATTTGGGATTCATGCACCAAAAACAATTCAGACTGCTAAGCGAGTATTTTATCAAAGAGGGATTTGCCGTGGTACGCTTTGATTTTTCTTGTGGACAAGGTCAAAGCGAGGGCAGGTACGAGCAAGCAAGAATTTCGCGATGGCAAGAAGAACTCTCATTAGTCATAGAGTATGTCAAAACATCTGGTTTTTGCAAACACCTCGTTCTTCTTGGCCATTCGCTAGGGGGTTTGCTTAGTGCCCAGCAAGCACATAAAGCGGACGCACTTATCACACTTAATGGTTTATACGCACTGCCTCTTCACATTCACCGATACAATTACGCACCAAAGGAAAAAGTAACTTTCAAACTACCGTTTAGCTTTATAGTAGATATGCTTCTTCACTTACGCATACCACGCTGGAAAAAGTTACACATCCCAATCCTCATTGCTCACGCACAAGGAGATGAAGTTGTAAGTGTTACCCAAGCATACAAAGCACACAAGAAATTTAGAACGAGTGAATTATTCATATTCCCTAGTTCTGAGCACACCTTGCGAGACGAAAAAACAATCATGCTTGTTGCAAAAAAATTTTCTTCTTGGACTAAATCGAAAGTAAAAACAATGCAATAA
- a CDS encoding signal recognition particle protein yields MVLEKLGGTLRDSISKITKAVFVDERLVNELVKDIQRALLQSDVNVQMVFDLSKNIKERILKDETPKGLSKKEYLIKIVYEELVKFLGEEPKQIELKKQPTKIMLVGLFGNGKTTTAGKLAKYYQKRGIKVCLCSTDTWRPAAFEQLKQLGSQIGVPVFGNPQAKHPTEILKEFDKEFQKYDLVIIDTAGRDALNDELVEELRAINKAAQADETILVMAADVGQGAREQAQVFHDECSVTGVIITKMDGTAKGGGAIAACAVTGAKVMFIGVGEKIDALEPFNPQRFVGRLLGMGDLETLLEKAREVINEEEAQDMSKKLLKGEFNLLDLYQQMEAMSKMGPLGKVLEMIPGLGQVKLPKEAIKVQEKKLRIWRVIMDSCTKEELEEPEKISGTRIERIAKGSGRSASEVRELLKQYKQSKKMVKLLKGKSGGTMKGMEKMMQRMGGGMNF; encoded by the coding sequence ATGGTCTTAGAAAAATTAGGCGGAACTCTGCGCGATTCCATTAGCAAGATCACCAAAGCAGTATTTGTTGATGAAAGACTCGTAAATGAACTTGTCAAAGACATACAACGCGCACTTCTCCAATCAGATGTTAACGTTCAGATGGTCTTTGACCTTAGCAAGAATATCAAAGAACGCATACTCAAGGATGAAACACCAAAAGGTCTATCCAAGAAAGAATATCTCATAAAAATAGTCTACGAAGAACTCGTCAAATTCTTAGGAGAAGAACCAAAGCAAATCGAGCTTAAAAAACAACCAACAAAAATCATGCTCGTAGGTCTTTTTGGAAATGGGAAAACAACAACTGCAGGAAAACTTGCAAAATATTACCAGAAAAGAGGAATTAAAGTTTGTCTTTGCTCAACAGATACTTGGAGACCCGCAGCATTTGAACAACTCAAACAACTAGGATCTCAAATTGGTGTTCCTGTTTTTGGAAACCCGCAAGCAAAACACCCAACAGAGATTCTCAAAGAATTCGACAAAGAATTTCAAAAATATGACTTGGTTATTATTGATACTGCTGGACGCGACGCACTCAATGATGAACTTGTCGAAGAGTTGCGCGCAATTAACAAAGCTGCTCAAGCTGATGAAACCATACTGGTTATGGCAGCAGATGTAGGTCAAGGAGCAAGAGAACAAGCACAGGTTTTCCATGATGAATGTTCTGTTACAGGAGTTATCATAACCAAGATGGATGGTACTGCAAAAGGAGGGGGAGCAATTGCTGCCTGCGCAGTTACTGGAGCAAAGGTTATGTTCATAGGGGTGGGCGAAAAAATTGACGCACTTGAACCCTTTAATCCTCAAAGATTTGTCGGACGTCTTCTGGGCATGGGTGATTTAGAAACCCTCCTTGAAAAAGCTCGCGAAGTAATAAATGAAGAAGAAGCGCAAGACATGAGCAAAAAACTACTCAAAGGAGAGTTTAACCTTCTTGACCTCTACCAACAAATGGAAGCCATGTCAAAAATGGGACCTCTTGGGAAAGTCCTTGAAATGATTCCGGGTTTGGGACAAGTAAAACTACCTAAAGAAGCAATCAAAGTACAAGAAAAAAAACTCAGGATCTGGAGAGTTATTATGGATTCTTGCACCAAAGAAGAACTTGAAGAGCCTGAAAAAATTTCTGGAACGCGCATTGAGCGTATTGCAAAAGGTTCTGGAAGATCTGCAAGTGAAGTACGTGAACTTCTCAAACAATACAAGCAGTCAAAGAAAATGGTTAAACTCCTTAAAGGAAAATCCGGCGGAACTATGAAAGGAATGGAGAAAATGATGCAACGTATGGGCGGAGGAATGAATTTTTAG
- a CDS encoding HD domain-containing protein, with translation MNIPTESECIRLLEEQGVADAILGHSLRVETVAQRVMDVLERRGVKVNRALVEAACLLHDILKPIDPKNHVWKGAQLIASKGYPEVAKVMSKHAIPIIPGNEPETIEEKIMLYADMRVKPGKICSLRERFDYIEKAYPQLKDELEATYEYVRKIEKELLEDEEI, from the coding sequence ATGAATATCCCTACTGAATCAGAGTGCATTCGTTTGCTAGAAGAGCAAGGCGTTGCTGATGCAATCCTAGGGCACTCTCTTCGTGTGGAAACCGTTGCGCAACGCGTGATGGATGTACTTGAACGAAGAGGTGTTAAGGTTAATCGTGCTCTTGTGGAGGCGGCTTGCCTCCTGCACGATATTTTAAAACCCATCGATCCTAAAAACCATGTTTGGAAAGGTGCTCAGCTTATTGCAAGTAAAGGATATCCCGAAGTTGCAAAGGTGATGAGCAAACATGCAATTCCAATTATTCCTGGAAACGAACCCGAAACAATTGAAGAGAAAATCATGCTCTATGCAGATATGCGCGTAAAGCCAGGAAAAATTTGCTCGTTAAGAGAACGATTTGACTATATAGAAAAAGCATACCCCCAGCTCAAAGATGAACTTGAAGCTACGTATGAGTATGTACGCAAAATTGAAAAGGAGTTATTAGAAGATGAAGAAATTTGA
- a CDS encoding MinD/ParA family protein, whose amino-acid sequence MVTKTIGIIAVKGGVGKTTTVANLAAVLSNTYNKRVLAVDANYSAPNLGLHLGLIDPVHSLHDVLLDKVDIKNAIINHKLGFDILPSSLQPKKINPYKLKNRLDKIKSDYDVILLDSSPTQNEEMLSSIVAADELVLVTSPDFPSLSCTLASIKASKNKKIKGIIINKSLGKKFEISPQEIEATTGIKVLGTLTHDVKSLEALSKQVPLALHKPRRKLSKAYRNLAATLMGEEPVQKNIFSFFKKTTKQSLDVEDQPELPEGLEHL is encoded by the coding sequence ATAGTGACTAAGACGATAGGGATAATAGCAGTTAAGGGAGGAGTGGGAAAGACAACAACGGTTGCAAACCTTGCAGCAGTGCTATCTAACACCTATAACAAACGCGTTCTTGCTGTTGATGCTAATTACTCAGCGCCGAATCTAGGACTTCACCTCGGTCTTATCGACCCTGTTCACTCACTTCACGACGTGCTTCTTGACAAAGTAGATATTAAAAACGCTATTATCAATCACAAACTCGGTTTTGACATTCTTCCCTCATCACTCCAACCAAAAAAGATCAATCCCTACAAACTCAAAAATAGACTAGACAAAATCAAGAGCGACTACGACGTTATCCTTCTCGACTCATCTCCAACGCAGAACGAAGAAATGCTCAGCTCAATTGTTGCAGCAGATGAATTGGTGTTAGTAACCTCTCCAGACTTCCCATCACTTTCCTGCACGCTTGCAAGCATCAAAGCATCAAAAAATAAGAAAATAAAAGGAATTATCATCAACAAATCACTTGGTAAAAAGTTTGAAATCTCACCTCAAGAAATTGAGGCAACAACAGGAATAAAAGTTCTTGGCACATTAACTCATGATGTAAAGTCACTAGAAGCACTCTCCAAACAAGTGCCCCTTGCACTGCACAAACCAAGAAGAAAACTCTCAAAAGCATATCGCAACCTTGCAGCAACACTCATGGGAGAAGAACCTGTGCAAAAGAACATATTTTCCTTTTTCAAAAAAACAACAAAACAATCTCTTGATGTTGAAGATCAACCCGAACTTCCAGAAGGGCTAGAACACCTTTAA
- the dnaJ gene encoding molecular chaperone DnaJ: MNYYDILGVSKSASKEEIKRAYKRLALKYHPDRNPGNKEAEEQFKKINEAASVLTDDKKRAQYDAVGHDAFTQGARHGAGAEGFGGGFSGNFEDIFESIFGQGFADIFGGGFSGGNRRRRPTRGYDLQYDLDITLEDVVRGLKTQIVIPRFETCDSCQGTGAASPQDIHTCSTCKGQGIVRQAQRTPFGVFHTQSTCPTCGGEGKRIDKLCDLCGGDGRIKHHRKIEVNVPAGVEEGTQLRLEGQGSAGENGAPPGDLYVVIHVKDHKVFERRGHDLFISVPISFVTATLGGEIEVPTIEGTAKLKIPKGTQSNTTFRMKGKGIPFLRGSGRGDQLVKVIVHTPQGLSKKQEEYLRKFEESMKEKMMPKKGFFEKLRDVFD, from the coding sequence ATGAATTACTATGATATTCTTGGAGTGAGTAAATCTGCGAGCAAAGAAGAGATCAAAAGAGCATATAAGAGGCTCGCACTTAAGTACCATCCTGATCGCAATCCAGGAAATAAAGAAGCAGAAGAGCAGTTCAAGAAGATCAACGAAGCAGCTTCGGTTCTCACCGACGATAAGAAACGTGCTCAGTATGATGCCGTTGGTCATGATGCGTTTACTCAAGGTGCTCGCCACGGCGCAGGCGCAGAAGGTTTTGGTGGAGGGTTTTCAGGTAATTTTGAGGATATTTTTGAGAGTATTTTCGGTCAAGGTTTTGCAGATATTTTCGGAGGAGGTTTTAGTGGCGGAAACAGGCGTAGAAGACCTACGCGCGGGTATGATCTCCAATACGATCTTGACATCACCCTTGAAGATGTTGTAAGAGGGTTAAAGACGCAGATTGTGATTCCTCGATTTGAAACGTGTGATTCCTGTCAGGGTACCGGTGCCGCAAGTCCTCAAGATATTCACACATGTTCTACCTGCAAGGGGCAAGGCATTGTTCGCCAAGCTCAAAGAACTCCTTTCGGAGTTTTTCACACGCAAAGTACTTGTCCTACTTGTGGTGGTGAAGGGAAACGCATTGACAAACTATGCGATCTTTGTGGTGGAGATGGCCGTATAAAGCACCATCGCAAAATTGAGGTGAATGTTCCCGCAGGTGTTGAAGAAGGCACTCAGCTTCGCTTAGAAGGTCAAGGAAGTGCAGGTGAGAATGGTGCTCCTCCAGGAGATCTTTACGTAGTTATTCATGTAAAAGATCACAAGGTGTTTGAGCGAAGAGGTCATGACCTCTTCATTAGCGTTCCCATTTCTTTTGTTACCGCAACTCTTGGAGGAGAGATTGAAGTTCCGACCATCGAAGGCACTGCCAAGTTAAAAATTCCCAAGGGTACTCAAAGCAACACAACGTTTAGAATGAAGGGAAAAGGAATACCCTTTTTGAGGGGTTCAGGAAGGGGTGATCAATTAGTAAAAGTCATAGTGCACACACCTCAAGGTCTTAGTAAGAAACAAGAAGAGTATCTTCGAAAATTTGAGGAGTCTATGAAAGAAAAAATGATGCCTAAAAAAGGATTTTTTGAAAAACTCAGGGACGTGTTTGATTAA